Below is a window of Candidatus Omnitrophota bacterium DNA.
AAACTTAAGAAGCTGAACAAAATCCACAAGCGATCTGCTAAGCCTGTCTAATTTATAGACAACTACCATATTAACTCTGCTTTCTTTGATATCATTGATCAATTTTTGGAGAGAAGGGCGGTTGGTGTTTGAGCCAGTAAAGCCGTTGTCATCGTATCTTTCGGTCAACGGCACCCAGCCCTCGTGTTTATGGCTTGCGATAAAGCTTAGAATAGACTCATGTTGGTTTTCGATAGACCCGAAGGTCTCATCCGCACGTTCTTCCACTGATTTGCGGCAGTAGGCTGCGCAGTAGATTCGTTTTTTAGTTTCTTTTGTTTCCGCCATCAGATTACTCCTTACAGATTAAAGAACAAGTAGCCGTTCCAGTGCGCTCCAGTCACCTCTTTAGCAATAGCCGTAAGAGTCTTATAAACTTTACTACTGTATTCAAAGCCTGATTCAAGTATTTTAACCTGAAGTTTAATACCTTTATATTCTTTAGTAATAACTGTGCCTGGAATCGGCAGCCTTTTATCTCGCCTAAGGTTTGGTTTTTTAGGTTGATCTTGAGGAGCGTCATCTGGGCGCATAGCCTTGTTATTAACCGGGTCATATTTTTGAATGAGCTCTTGAATTTTACCTTGGGTCTCTGTAGGAAGCCCGCCGTATTCAAGCTCCTGCAGCCTATAAGCAATCTTCTTCCAAAGATAGGTTTTGTTATTTGAAGGAGCGGGTTTGCCATGAAAAAGTTCTGAGTATCTTTTCTTTAGCTCCTCAAGAGATGCGTCCTTAAGGTTCATTATTTTGGTTAAGAGATTTTCCTGCATAGGTTCCTTTCTAAATAATGCTCCTTAATGAGCCTTCGTTTTGTTGGTTACCTCTTTTAATTTCCTAAAAAAGAGGTTTATCTCTTTACAGTATTTGATGATTTTTTCTCCCTGTTCAACTGGTATGGGATTCTTATCTTTGCCGGTCACATGCGAACCAGCTATTAGACCGATAATATATAAGTCATTACCTAAGTGATGGTCTATCAGCTCCCAGATAAGAGGGGAAACGCCCAGATGTTCATTCTCGATAACTTCATAGATTTTTTCTTCGTTATTAAGAGGATTGCACATTCTCGGCCTCCTTTTTCTCTGGCTTATCTCTTCTCCTCACCTCACATATAGCCATACAATTCGAGAGATATCAAGGCGGTGCGCAAAGATTTTTTTTGATTGTGGAGATGCTTCGCCAGCAGTATAATACCTAAAAAGGGGGCGATATATGCCAGGCAATGAAAAAGAAATTACTAAATATTTGGTTGCAAATAAAGGGAAATTATCTTTGCGGCATTTGGGCGTTGTTGCATCTGTTGGCGCGCCAAATCCATCAATTGCTGGCTGTAAAGAAATCAGTAACGCAAAAGATGTTGATGCATGTTTAGCTAGCGAAGATTCGCGCAAGAAAGCAGATATCTATATTAATAAGGAAGGGGTTTCACTTAAACAAAAAGGGGCTACCTTTTCTTATAATAGGCTGCAGCGCGCTAACCTTTTAGAAGTCTTCAAGTTATTGAATTTTACTAACCCTGAAGCTACATTAAAGAGGATTGATAAAGAAGTCGAAATGTTCCATAGTAATAAATTAGATAAGAGGAATAGGCCTTGGCAGGATTTATTTTCAGAAGGAGAATTCAAAGCCTTAACAAAATTCTTAATGATGGATAGCGCTCCTAATGTGGGGTATTCTTTGCACCCTGCAAAATTTATCTTAGAGGCGCCAGCCAATGGCATCTCAGAGGGTACAATAGATGTTTTTACTTTTGAAGAATATTTTAATAAATACCGGGATAATTTTAAAATAGCGATAAGGCGGCAATGGGTAGGGCAAAGCAGCAATTCTGAACATAATAGGGCTGTAGGATTAGTAAAAAAGCCTGAGAATGCGCCATGGGTATTTGGTACAGCAGTAGGTACGCCAAGGTCTGGCTGGAGGGTTAGTTTTCCTGCCAAAAGTAAGAAGACGGTATACTTTTTGATGATTGAAAAAGAATCTTGATGCTGGGTACTTAGCTTATACACCTTGAAATCTTCAAATTAATACGTTAATATATGCCATATAGGTTTAAAACTTCCGCTGTTAGGTCAAGTTTAATGCGGAAAATACGAAGCGATAAAACAAGCCCGGAAATTTTGCTACAAAAGCTGTTACGAAGCAAAGGCATTAAGTTTAAAAAGTATGACCGAGATTTACCGGGTAAACCAGATATAGTAATCCTTAACAAAAAACTCGCAATCTTTGTAGACGGCGAATTTTGGCATGGTTACCGATGGCAAGAAAAAAAGAAGAAGATACGGGCTAACCGGGCGTACTGGGTCCCTAAGATTGAAAAGAATATCTTAAGGGATAAGCAAAGCAATAAAAAGTTAAAGAAGGCAGGCTGGAAGGTTTTAAGGTTTTGGCAGCAGCAAATAATTAAGGATCCATTAAAATGCTTAAAGAAAATCAAAATTGCGCTGAAGAAAAACCAAAGGTAATATCGCTTTTTACTGGTTGTGGCGGTTTAGACTTAGGTTTTGAGAAATCAGGTTCTGAAATTATCTGGGCAAATGAATTTGATAAAGTTATTTGGGGTACCTTCACACATAATTTCCCCAAGGTTCCTTTAGATAAAAGAAGCATAGTTGATATTACGTCTTCCGAAATTCCTAGCGCAGATGGCATTATTGGCGGCCCTCCATGCCAGAGCTGGAGCGAAGCAGGTGCTTGCCGTGGCATAAATGACCATCGGGGGCAACTATTTTTTGAGTATATAAGGGTTTTAAAGGATAAGCAGCCATTATTTTTCCTTGCTGAAAATGTATCTGGGATACTTGCGCATATCCATAAAGAGGCTTTTCAAAATATCCTCGCCAAATTCGCTAATGCTGGTTATGCTGTAGTGCATAAATTACTTAATGCTAAATATTATAATGTCCCGCAAGACAGGGAAAGGGTTATTATAGTTGGGTATCATAAGAAAATGAATAAAACTTTTGAGTTTCCTGAGGGCTCTAAAGATTTATTGGCTTTGCGCGATACGATTGGAAATTTAAAAGAGCCTAAACCAGCTTTGAAATATAATAAAACTAATGGCGATGGCCTTGAAATACCTAACCATGAATATATGATTGGAAACTTTTCGACAATTTATATGTCTAGGAATAGGGTAAGAAGTTGGGATGAACAGTCATTTACTATCCAAGCAGGCGGTAGGCATGCGCCAATTCACCCTCAAGCGCCAAAAATGAATTTTGTTGAACAGAATAAAAGGGAGTTTGCTAAAGGGCAAGAGCATTTATATAGGCGGCTATCGGTAAGGGAATGTGCGAGGATCCAAACATTCCCAGACAGTTTTATTTTTAAATATACTGATGTCAGCGATGGGTATAAAATGGTAGGTAATGCTGTGCCTGTCGAATTTGCCCGTTTCCTAGCGAGAGGGATTATAAATGACATAAGGGAGT
It encodes the following:
- a CDS encoding DUF2924 domain-containing protein, with the translated sequence MQENLLTKIMNLKDASLEELKKRYSELFHGKPAPSNNKTYLWKKIAYRLQELEYGGLPTETQGKIQELIQKYDPVNNKAMRPDDAPQDQPKKPNLRRDKRLPIPGTVITKEYKGIKLQVKILESGFEYSSKVYKTLTAIAKEVTGAHWNGYLFFNL
- a CDS encoding very short patch repair endonuclease, whose translation is MPYRFKTSAVRSSLMRKIRSDKTSPEILLQKLLRSKGIKFKKYDRDLPGKPDIVILNKKLAIFVDGEFWHGYRWQEKKKKIRANRAYWVPKIEKNILRDKQSNKKLKKAGWKVLRFWQQQIIKDPLKCLKKIKIALKKNQR
- a CDS encoding DNA cytosine methyltransferase, producing the protein MLKENQNCAEEKPKVISLFTGCGGLDLGFEKSGSEIIWANEFDKVIWGTFTHNFPKVPLDKRSIVDITSSEIPSADGIIGGPPCQSWSEAGACRGINDHRGQLFFEYIRVLKDKQPLFFLAENVSGILAHIHKEAFQNILAKFANAGYAVVHKLLNAKYYNVPQDRERVIIVGYHKKMNKTFEFPEGSKDLLALRDTIGNLKEPKPALKYNKTNGDGLEIPNHEYMIGNFSTIYMSRNRVRSWDEQSFTIQAGGRHAPIHPQAPKMNFVEQNKREFAKGQEHLYRRLSVRECARIQTFPDSFIFKYTDVSDGYKMVGNAVPVEFARFLARGIINDIREYKNKIHPIRNKQKIIRKIKHETGTEIIFATSWNSQPSKEPSLKT